CTATGGACTGCATCTGGGTAATGCATTTCAACTTATCGACGATGCTCTGGATTATTGCTCTGATGCCAAAACAATTGGCAAAAATATAGGGGATGACTTGGCTGATGGGAAAGCAACCTTGCCTTTAATTCATGCATTACAGCACGGTACCGAACTGCAAAAACAACAAATTATACAAAGCCTGAAAAAAGGCAGCTTGGATTTTCTACCAGATATTCTCGTGGCTCTCGAAGAAACAAAAGCGATAGAATATACCAAGAACATCGCCGCCCAAGAAGTTGACAAAGCGTTATCCTCTTTGATGATGCTGCCTAATTCAAAATATAAAGAAGCACTAATTAATTTGGCTCAATTCGCTTTGCAAAGAAGTTATTGATTTAAGAAGCCTGGGCGCAGCGCGGTGAAACCCAGGAATTCAATGCAAACCATATTTCTAACACGGAGTGTAGCTCAGCCTGGTAGAGCACTGCCTTCGGGAGGCAGGGGTCGCAGGTTCAATTCCTGTCACTCCGACCATATAAATCAATATGTTATGAAATTTATAGAAGGGCGAATTTTAACTCCAAGTGCGACAATCTCATTCCCATTATCTTGTTCAGTGCAATATAAAAATTTAACCCAATTAATCACTCGGATTACCTTTTGATTTTCTGTAGAATTGCCCCCTATCAAACTGAAAATCGAACTTTTCGCAAGATTTTTAATGAATTATTACTATTGGTTCTTGTTTCTAGTACTCAAAATGCTGGAGAATATCCAGATCTTACTGTCATATGAAGAGATAACCATGTCAGTGCCCCATCAACGATATCTAGAGGAAGCGATAAAAGAAGCTCGGCAAAGTCTTGCCCAGGGAGGAATACCCATTGGTGCTGTACTTGTTTATCAAAACAGGATCATCGGACGCGGACATAATCAACGAGTCCAAAAAGGAAGCGCTATATTTCATGCTGAAATGGATGCGTTAGAGAATGCGGGTAGACAGCAAGCTCAAGTTTATGAGCAATCTATTTTATACACTACACTCTCTCCTTGCGCCATGTGCAGTGGAGCTATTCTTCTTTATAAGATTCCTTATGTGGTGATTGGAGAAAATCAAACTTTTATGGGAGAAGAATCGCTATTAACCTCCCATGGAGTCAAACTTGAGGTCTTACAGAATAAAGAATGCATCAGCATGATGCGACATTTCATTACTCAAAATAGTAAGTTATGGAGCGAGGATATTGGCGAATAATTCAGTTAAGAAAACATTTTCAGGGTACTATTTACTCGTTTAAAGGCAAATCCTCAAACGCTGTGGCTGTACGCCTAGCCTACATGACTACTTAGGACCCACCCTAGGTGACGCATCCTCCTTAGGCTCACCAGATTTTGATTGAGGTGGAGAGCGAAAATAGGAGGAGATAACACCAATTACCTCTTTCGGTAACCTTTTTTCAAGTTCGCCATCTTTCTGCGATTCTGCGTCAATGGCTATTAACGCAATTTGTCTTTCTTGTTCTTCTTTTTTTCTCGTCTCGAGATTAATAGGTAGTTGCTCGTAAATTTTGGTGAGTAAACCTTGGTTTAAAGCTTTTTCCGCTGGATCAATATTTTGCGTTAGCTCAATTTGTTTTAAACGAGTATTGTGATGTTGAAGCGTAAGAGAAAGGCTCTCTAATACTTTATTGGTAATCTTATTTGCTCTTATATTCAGATACTCTAGGGAATCGTTTGATTTCAAGGCGTCGATGATTGCCAGTAAACCGTCTTCACTGATTTGACTGGCATGGATATCTAAAACACGAAGAGAAGTATTATTTTTTAGGAAATTGGCGATTAATATGGCACCAGCATCATCTATAACACTATTATTCGCGAGTATTGAAGTAATTTGATGCTCTGCTTGCAGACAAGGCAATAATTTTTCTACATCCCTTCCGCCAATATCTTCCGAATTAACAAGACCATAATATCCTAATCGCAAAGTATTTCCGGTATTCAGAGCCTCTAGACGAGGACCATGGGCATTACGGGTGTATATTAAATCCGTACCTGGGATCAAGTTGAACTCTAGAGATGGAAGTTCTTTTTTAATAGTACTCTCTAACTTGGACAGCATATCAACTCCTTTTTCTATGCTTATATAAATTATAGCCAAAAATGAACAAAAATTAACCTTGATCGCCATGCCTTTAGCTTAATCAGTTTGGGTTTTATTTAAATAATTTCATTAACTCTTTTTATTTATTATTATTCCATTCGTTTTTATTTAGAGACCGAGTTATGAGCAACAGAGATATCGCAAGAAATGCATTAAAATATGCCAGAGAAATTATTTTGGAAGGAACAACTCAGCCTGCCAATAACTTGTATCCGGACATCCGCAAAAAAGCAATCAGCGACGTCATGTTTGAATCTCATATTTTGGCAATGAGGGACCCTAAATTTTCTTTGGAGTTTGATAGTACTACCCAACAATTTTATCAACGTATTCAACTTTGTAAGAAATTCTCGGTAGGCAATTGTTATGAATATGCTTTACTTGCTTTAGATTATGTTATTAATTATGAACCTCATGTTTCTGCAGAAGCTTTTTATATAAAAGGTGGCGATCATTGTTTTTTAGTTATCGGAAGAAAAGCTGACAGTAATCCCTCAGACCCCACAACATGGGGTGAAGAAGTTTATATCTGTGACCCTTCTGAAAATGAGGTATACCTTGCTGTAAACTATTTATCGCGACTTAAAAATTATTATAAGGTAGATGATAATAATGGAGAAACATTCACCAATTTTTCAGAGAATTTTA
This sequence is a window from Legionella cherrii. Protein-coding genes within it:
- a CDS encoding nucleoside deaminase, which produces MSVPHQRYLEEAIKEARQSLAQGGIPIGAVLVYQNRIIGRGHNQRVQKGSAIFHAEMDALENAGRQQAQVYEQSILYTTLSPCAMCSGAILLYKIPYVVIGENQTFMGEESLLTSHGVKLEVLQNKECISMMRHFITQNSKLWSEDIGE